DNA sequence from the Oxalobacteraceae sp. CFBP 8761 genome:
GCAGCAACTGGCGCTGAATGACCGCAACAAGGCGATCTCGGCGTTGCAAGAGCAATTCAAGTCACGCGAACGCGTTGCCCAGATCGACAGCCTGCGCCTGGAAAACGCCGCGAAGGATGCTGAACTGCGTCACCGCACGGTGATCCAGACGGCCGCCTCGCTGGGCGCCGCGCTGGCTCTGCTGCTGTGCTCGGGCGTGCTATGGCTGTATCGCAAATCGGAACGCACGGGCCAGCGCCTGTCGGAATTGAACGCCGAGCTGGCCCACTATTCGGCGCATGACCCGCTCACGGGACTGCACAACCGGCGCTCGTTCCAAGACCGCATGCGCAGCCGCACCGGGGAAGCGGCGCCGCAACCGGATGCCGCGGACTGCTTCACGCTGCTCGATATCGATCATTTCAAACGCATCAACGACGATTACGGCCACGCCGCCGGCGACGCCGTGCTGGTCGAAGTGGGCAAGCGCCTGCGCGCCACGCTGCGCGAGTCGGACATGGTGTTGCGCTGGGGCGGCGAAGAATTCCTCGTGTATTCGCAGGGCGTCACGCCGGCGCAGCGGCCACTGCTGGTGCAGCGCATCCTCGACGCGCTCGCCAGCGCGCCGGTGCTGCTGGCCGACGGCACGCTGCTGGCCATCAGTGCCACGGCCGGCGCCGTTGCGCTGCCGTTTGCCGCGGGTGAGGACGACGCGCCCGCGCCATCGATGGATTGGCAGCAAGCCATCGCCCTGGCCGATCGCGCCATGTACAAGGGCAAGGAAGCAGGCCGCAACCGCGCGTATATCGTGGCCGGCCTGCGCCGCCCGGAAGGCGCCCTGCAGCTCGACCTGGTGTTGCCGGGTATGGCGGCCTGAGGCTAGACCGGCAGCGGCGCGCGGCGTGCGTTGACCGCCGCCACGGTCTGCAGCAGCGCCGCCGGCACCAGCGGCTTGGCCAGAAATTCATCGAACCCCGCCGCCAGCACTTTCTGTTCGTCTTCCTTGCGCGAAAACGCCGTCAGCGCGATCACTGGCACGCTGGCGACCAGGCGGTCCGGCAAGGCGCGCACCTTGCGGATGAACTCGAATCCATCGACGACCGGCATGCCGATGTCGCTGATGATCAGGTCGGGCCGGTGCTGCGCGATCAGGCGCAGCGCTTCCTGGGCACCGGTGGCGGTCAGTATCCTGGCCTGGCTGGGCGCCAGCACTGCCTGCACCAGTTCGAGCGAGTCGAGCGCATCGTCGATCACCAGCACCGTCAAGCCCTGTAGCGCCAGCGCCGTCAGCGGCAACCCTGGCACAGGCACCGCTGCGGCAGGCGCCGGGGCACAGCTGCTTGCGAACGGCATGCGCAGCGTGAAGGCCGCCCCCTGCCCTTCACCCGCGCTGGCCACGCTCAGCGCGCCACCCTGCAAGTCAATCAGCTGGCGCGCAATGGCCAGCCCCAGACCCAGCCCCCCATGACGCCGTGAAGACGATCCATCAGCTTGGCGGAACCGGTCGAACACGAATGGCAGGAACGCGGCCGGGATGCCGGCGCCGGTATCCTGCACCGTGATCTCACTGGCGTCTTCCAGGGTGCGCAGCGTCACGGTCACGACACCGCCCGGTTCACTGAACTTGATCGCATTGGACAGCAGGTTCACCATCACCTGCTGCATGCGGCCGCTGTCACCAAGGATGCGCCCTGCCCCGGCATCGAGATCGCTGATCAGCGTTACCTGGCGTGCCAGAGCCGCGGGCCGCGTCGTGTCGAGCGCGGTGTTGATGAAGTCGTGGGGTTGGAGCGGCACGTGATCGATGCGCACCTTGCCGGCCAGCAGGCGGCTCATGTCGAGCATGTCTTCGATGAGTTCGGACTGCGCACGTGCATTGCGTTCGATCGTGCACAGGCCGCGCTTGAGCGAAGCATCGTCGCGCCCGCCTTGCAGCAGCAATTGCGACCAGCCGAGCATGGCGTTGAGCGGTGTGCGCAACTCATGCGACAGGGTGGCCAGAAAATCATCCTTCATCTGACTGACGTTTTCCGCATCGAGTCGCGCCTGCTGCTCGATCAGGAACAGCTTCTGGCGCTCGGCCGCGGCCACGAGCGAGGCGGCGATGGTCTGGTTGCGCTCTTCGAGACGTGCATCGAAGATTGTCGCGAGCAGTGTGATACTCAGCAGCAGCACCGTCGTGATCGTCACCATCGCCGCCAGGTAATCCTGGTCGACGCCCACCAGTGCGGCGCCACAGACACTGCCGGGTGCGAAACGTGCGGCGGCCATGCCGGTGTAATGCATGCCGGCAATTGCGCCGCCCATGACGACGCTGGCCACCAGTTGCAGCGTGCGGCGCGAGCGAGCCCCCTCCTCCATGCGCATGCCGATCTGCAGCGCCAGCGCCGACGCGCCGATCGCGATGGCGACCGACAGCCCGAACAGCCATGGCGAGTAGGTGATTGCAGGATGCATCTGCATGCTGGCCATGCCGGCGTAGTGCATGGCGTTGATGGCAAGGCCCATCAGCAACGCACCGGCAGCAAGATGCCGCGGCCGAACCGTGCGGTGCCGCACTTGCCAGAGCGCGAGGCCGGACGCGACGACCGGCAACAGCCACGAGACGAAGGTCGTCGTCGTGTCGAAGCCGATCGGCAGCGGGAGGCGAAACGCCTGCATCCCGACAAAGTGCATCGCCCAGATGCCGCTGCCCATGGCCATGGCCCCGCCAGTAATCCAGACATACCGTGCGCGCCCCTGTGCCTGTCTGACGCGCATGACCAGACTCAGGGCGGTATACGACGCCAGTATGCCGACCAGGATCGAGACGACGACCAGCAAGGGTTGGTAATGCCCATTCACCATGAAAGCTTCGCTGCTTGAATGTTTCGGATGCCCGCACGTGCTCAGACACAGCGCATGTCGGGTAGTTGTACGACAAGTGTACAGGGCGAAACGACTTGCGCGATTGAATTCAGACCGTCCCGCGGCCTGTTTGACCGCGTTTTTTTGACAATAACTCATGTCAAAAATGTGCGTGACGGTAAGCGGGCCAGCTGATCGCTTTGCAGCGCAGATCGGAGCACAATGCAAAAAAGGCTTGCACGGTGAAGTGCAAGCCTTTTTTGGTCAACCATATTCGTTGGTGGGAAGTGCAAGTTTCGAACTTGCGACCCCTGCAGTGTGAATGCAGTGCTCTACCCCTGAGCTAACCTCCCAGCGAGGCCGTATTATGCCACAGCGGATAAATTATGCCAAATGGCAATCGACTGTGTGCATGCGGGCGGCGCACTGTATAACTGGCGCGGAAACGAACAAGGCCAGCATCTCTGCTGGCCTTGCAAATTCTTGGTGGGAAGTGCAAGTTTCGAACTTGCGACCCCTGCAGTGTGAATGCAGTGCTCTACCCCTGAGCTAACCTCCCGAAGCGAGGCATATTATGGCACAGAATTTTCTTGGCGTCACCCCTGCGCAGCACGATCAGGCCCCGTAAGTCCGCCAGACGCAGTTGCCCTTCACACTTTTATCCAGGCCAGCCAGCACCGTATCGTGCTCGGCCAGTTCATCGCTGCTGGCCGTCACGACGATGATCTCGCCCAGCGGGACGATCTCGAGCGCTTCACCGTCGTTGCTGGTTTCTTCTTCGACATCCATGGTCAGCGAATTCTGGCCGCGCGTCATCGCCAGATACACATCGGCCAGCAACTCCGAGTCGAGCAGAGCGCCGTGCAGCTTGCGGTGCGCATTCGAGATATCGTAGCGGTCGCACAACGCATCGAGCGAGTTGCGCTTGCCGGGGTGCAGCTCTTTCGCCTGCACCAGCGTGTCGATGACGCCGTCGCAATACTGGACGAACGGCGGCAGGCCCATGCGCGTGAATTCGGCGTTCAAAAAACCCAGGTCGAACGGCGCGTTATGAATGATGACCTGGGCGCCCTGGATGAAGTCACGCAGCTCGTGCGCAATCTCGTGGAACTTCGGTTTGTCGCTCAGGAACTCGGTGGTCAGGCCATGCACGGCCAGTGCGCCCTCGTCCGACTCGCGCTCGGGGTTGATGTAGCAGTGGTAGTTATTGCCGGTCAGCTTGCGGTTGAAAATTTCAACGCAGCCGACTTCGATGACGCGGTCGCCGGTGCGGGGATTCAGGCCTGTGGTTTCGGTATCGAGAACGATCTGACGCATGGTGCAATTCTTCAAAGTGGGTGCGGGCGCAGTATAACAACTGCGGCGGCGTGCTGCGCAGCGCCGGACTGATTACCGCCGTACCGATGCCGCGCCCTTGTTGGCCAGCACGTCGGCCCGCTCATTGCCAGGGTGGCCATTGTGGCCGCGCACCCAGCGCCATTCGACGGCGTGCTGCTGCTGGGCCAGGTCGAGGGCCTTCCACAGGTCTTCGTTTTTCACGGGCTCTTTCGCGGCCGTCTTCCAGCCACGCGCCTTCCAGCCGTGGATCCACTCGGAGATGCCTTTCTGGACGTACTGGCTGTCGGTGTGCAGAACGACTTCGCATGGCCGGTTCAGCACGCCCAGCGCCTCGATCACGGCGCGCAATTCCATGCGGTTGTTGGTGGTGTTCGGTTCGCCGCCAAAGATTTCTTTCTCGTGCCCGTTCGATACCAGGAGCGCGCCCCAGCCGCCCGTGCCCGGATTGCCCTTGCAGGCGCCGTCGCTGAAAATCTCGACCCGGGTCGGGTTAGTGTCGTTGTTCGTTTCGCTTTTTGCGTCGTGCATTGTTTCGCTCATGCCCTGCTATTCACTTTCAATTCGTTCGATCCGGTTTGCCGCCGGCACTGCCGCCGGTCGATTGCTGGTTTTTTTGTTCCATGCGGGGCCAATCAGATGCATCCCCTTGACGCGCTTGATCGCATGCACGACGTAGACGGCGCCAAGATACGGCCACCAGCGCCCGCCAGCCGATTCCATCATCGCAAAGCGGCTCAGCCAATGGGCGGTGCGGCATGGTGGTGCGTAACAGCCGAAGTGGCTGCGCGTCGCGCTCAGATTGAGCAATTTTAGCCAGTCTTTCAGGCGCGGCATAGAAATGAATTCGCCCGTGTCCGGCAAGTAGCCATTGCGGGTAACACGCCCGATGCCCTGGCGCATGCCCCACAGGCTGGCCGGATTGAAGCCGCAGATGATGACCTGCCCCTCGGGAATCAGGATGCGCTCGACTTCGCGTAACACCTGGTGCGG
Encoded proteins:
- a CDS encoding response regulator; its protein translation is MVNGHYQPLLVVVSILVGILASYTALSLVMRVRQAQGRARYVWITGGAMAMGSGIWAMHFVGMQAFRLPLPIGFDTTTTFVSWLLPVVASGLALWQVRHRTVRPRHLAAGALLMGLAINAMHYAGMASMQMHPAITYSPWLFGLSVAIAIGASALALQIGMRMEEGARSRRTLQLVASVVMGGAIAGMHYTGMAAARFAPGSVCGAALVGVDQDYLAAMVTITTVLLLSITLLATIFDARLEERNQTIAASLVAAAERQKLFLIEQQARLDAENVSQMKDDFLATLSHELRTPLNAMLGWSQLLLQGGRDDASLKRGLCTIERNARAQSELIEDMLDMSRLLAGKVRIDHVPLQPHDFINTALDTTRPAALARQVTLISDLDAGAGRILGDSGRMQQVMVNLLSNAIKFSEPGGVVTVTLRTLEDASEITVQDTGAGIPAAFLPFVFDRFRQADGSSSRRHGGLGLGLAIARQLIDLQGGALSVASAGEGQGAAFTLRMPFASSCAPAPAAAVPVPGLPLTALALQGLTVLVIDDALDSLELVQAVLAPSQARILTATGAQEALRLIAQHRPDLIISDIGMPVVDGFEFIRKVRALPDRLVASVPVIALTAFSRKEDEQKVLAAGFDEFLAKPLVPAALLQTVAAVNARRAPLPV
- the dnaQ gene encoding DNA polymerase III subunit epsilon, with protein sequence MRQIVLDTETTGLNPRTGDRVIEVGCVEIFNRKLTGNNYHCYINPERESDEGALAVHGLTTEFLSDKPKFHEIAHELRDFIQGAQVIIHNAPFDLGFLNAEFTRMGLPPFVQYCDGVIDTLVQAKELHPGKRNSLDALCDRYDISNAHRKLHGALLDSELLADVYLAMTRGQNSLTMDVEEETSNDGEALEIVPLGEIIVVTASSDELAEHDTVLAGLDKSVKGNCVWRTYGA
- a CDS encoding class I SAM-dependent methyltransferase translates to MDSAAEKSIIALDNWLQSPAGAYVRAFEQACLEELTADIFGYNALQIGVPQLDALAASRMPNRWQVATRTSNADELAFASNGRQIAAAADFAELPFASSSIDLVVLPHVLEFAAEPHQVLREVERILIPEGQVIICGFNPASLWGMRQGIGRVTRNGYLPDTGEFISMPRLKDWLKLLNLSATRSHFGCYAPPCRTAHWLSRFAMMESAGGRWWPYLGAVYVVHAIKRVKGMHLIGPAWNKKTSNRPAAVPAANRIERIESE
- the rnhA gene encoding ribonuclease HI; the encoded protein is MHDAKSETNNDTNPTRVEIFSDGACKGNPGTGGWGALLVSNGHEKEIFGGEPNTTNNRMELRAVIEALGVLNRPCEVVLHTDSQYVQKGISEWIHGWKARGWKTAAKEPVKNEDLWKALDLAQQQHAVEWRWVRGHNGHPGNERADVLANKGAASVRR